CTAAAGAAGTTACAGAGAAATAATGAGAAGTATCCTGTGGAAAAAGCAAAAGGAAAATCAAATAAGTACGATGATTTGTAGTACAAGAAATGAAGAATTTTACAATTACAGAGGAATACGATTTTGATCACCTCATAGAAACTAAAATAAATAATAATCATAAAGACTACTTATCCTGGCCAATAGTTTATTTTTTGAAAAATAAAAAAACTAAAGCTGCTTATGTTGGAGAAACTACAGATGTATTAACCAGAATAAATACCCATTTAAAGTCAGAAGAAAAGAAACAGCTTTCATCTGCGAATCTTATTTTAAGTGATTTATTCCACAAATCTGCTACCTTAGATTTAGAATCAAATCTTATTAAATATATTTCAGCTGACGGACAATACACATTACAAAATGGGAATCTGGGAATTTCTAATCATCAATACCATGAAAAGAAAGTTTATTGGGATTTATTCAAAGACATTTGGGATGAACTTATACAACTAGGTATATCCCGACATTCTCTTGACTTTATCAATAACTCAGATCTTTTTAAATATTCTCCGTATAAATCTCTTTCTAAAGAACAGATCAAAGGATTGAAAATGATTCTAAACTGTTTACTTGATGAAAATGCTAAAGTCAGTCTTATTCATGGAGGAGCTGGAACTGGTAAATCTATTTTAGCAATTTTTTTATTTAAACTATTGAAAACAAATTTAGAGGATTTCAACTATGCTGATTTTGATGAAGATGATGAAGACCTTTTCCTTTTACTAAAAAGGGTTAAAAATAAATTTAAGGATTTAAATATGGCATTGGTAATTCCAATGGCATCATTTAGAAAAACCATTTCTAATGTATTTAAGAATGTAAATGGCTTATCTGGAAAAATGGTAATAGGACCTTCAGATTTAGCAAAAAACAAATATGATCTTATTATAGTTGATGAAGGACATCGGCTGAGAAGGAGAGTAAATTTAGGATCTTACTTTGGAACATTTGATATAAATTGTGAAAAGTTAGGTTTAGATAAATCTACCGCCTCCGAACTAGATTGGGTTATTCTGCAAAGTAATAAATCTATTATTTTTTATGATCAATATCAATCTATAAAACCTTCAGATACCCTTAAAGAAAGTTTTAAGAAATTAGAATTGGCTCCTTCAACACGTGTTGAAAAATTAAAAACTCAGCTTCGGGTACGTGGTGGCAATAACTATATAAAGTTAATTCATAAAATTTTTGATACCCCTTCCACGCTTTCATTTGAACCTTACAAAACAAATGATTACGAATTCTATCTTTTTGATGACTTATCTCAAATGATTGATAAAATTAAAAAGAAAAATGAGCTACACGATTTGTCAAGAATGGTTGCTGGGTATGCCTGGGAATGGGTTTCAAGCAAAAATCCTGAAGCTTATGATATTATTATTGGGGAAAACCAATTAAAATGGAACAGTGTTTCTGTAGATTGGGTCAATTCACCTAATTCTATCAATGAGGTTGGATGCATTCATACTACACAAGGTTATGATTTGAATTATACAGGAGTAATTATAGGACCTGAATTGGATTACGATTTTGTATCTGGAAAATTTATTATTGATAAGCAAAAGTATAAAGATAAGAATGGTAAAAACTCTATTAAAAATGAGGAAGAATTATTAGGCTTTATTATCAATATTTATAAAACCATATTGTTGAGGGGAATAGAAGGTACTTACATTTATGCATGTAATGAAAATTTGAGACGCTTTCTTCAGCAGTTTATTCCATCTTATAACCCTTCCTCCACTGATAAGAAATTAATAAAAATTTCCAATATTCCTACAGAAAGTTCAATTCCTTTCTACGATTTAAATATTGCGGCAGGCTCTTTTTCTGAATTGCAGGAATTAGAAAAGGTGAAATATATAGAACTGGATAGTATAGAAAATAGAGATGATTATTTTGCATGCACTGTAATAGGTGAATCAATGAATAAAATCATTCCCAATGGGAGTATTTGTTTGTTCAAGAAATATAACGGAGGTTCGCGTAACGGCCTAATAACTTTAGTTGAGGGAAGAAACATTGCTGACTTAGAATTTGGAAGCAATTACACTATTAAAGAATATTCCAGCAAAAAATTAACTGATGATGAAGGATGGCATCATGAAGAAATAATATTACTACCCAAATCAAATGATTTTAACTTTGAACCAATCGTTCTTAGGGATGAGGAAATAGTTGATTTTAAGGTCTTAGGTATTTTTGTGAAAGTATTGAAAGTATAGAAAAAATGTTCAACATTTCTGTTGAACATTTTTTATAATATCTTAAGTTATCCTCTCTCATTAAAGCTCAACATCATTTCACCCTCCCTCTTTCTCCATTTCCTTCCTTACTCTTTCTTTTTTTCTTCAAAACCCCAGAAAAAACAAACCCCATTATCCCGTTTTCATTTTCTGATGAACACCCTCTGAAAATCTTACAAGACCCTATTTTTCTATGCCCTGCACTCGCTATATTTGATTCAACAAACAACCAAAAAACACAATATTATGGCACTAGACAATTTAATCAGTGTAAGCTTTTCAAAAACAGATCTGGAAACCATTGACAAAGCGATTCAGGACATCCAGTCTGTACTTATAGGGAAAACCATCAACCTTACTCCGGATCAGCGACAGCAATACGGAAGAATTGCAGAACAGAACAAACTCTTCGTGAATAAAGCCAAAACCTATATGGAACAGTATACGCAATATGTTCCTCCCTTCCTGGATAAAGCAGAATTCGACAAAGATTATACCGCCAGAGAACAGATTGAACAAAGACTGCAGCAGATGGATTCCTTAGCAGAACAGCTTTCAGATACCAAAGTATTGCTGGATCACGACAATTATCATAACTCGATCAGCTTTTACAGGAATATCAGATTCCTTTCTGAAGAGAATGTACCGGGAACCAATGTCATTTATGATGATATGAGACAGTTTTTTGTAACCACACAAACTCCTCAGCAAATTCAAACTCCTCCATCTTCCACAGA
This region of Chryseobacterium culicis genomic DNA includes:
- a CDS encoding DNA/RNA helicase domain-containing protein → MKNFTITEEYDFDHLIETKINNNHKDYLSWPIVYFLKNKKTKAAYVGETTDVLTRINTHLKSEEKKQLSSANLILSDLFHKSATLDLESNLIKYISADGQYTLQNGNLGISNHQYHEKKVYWDLFKDIWDELIQLGISRHSLDFINNSDLFKYSPYKSLSKEQIKGLKMILNCLLDENAKVSLIHGGAGTGKSILAIFLFKLLKTNLEDFNYADFDEDDEDLFLLLKRVKNKFKDLNMALVIPMASFRKTISNVFKNVNGLSGKMVIGPSDLAKNKYDLIIVDEGHRLRRRVNLGSYFGTFDINCEKLGLDKSTASELDWVILQSNKSIIFYDQYQSIKPSDTLKESFKKLELAPSTRVEKLKTQLRVRGGNNYIKLIHKIFDTPSTLSFEPYKTNDYEFYLFDDLSQMIDKIKKKNELHDLSRMVAGYAWEWVSSKNPEAYDIIIGENQLKWNSVSVDWVNSPNSINEVGCIHTTQGYDLNYTGVIIGPELDYDFVSGKFIIDKQKYKDKNGKNSIKNEEELLGFIINIYKTILLRGIEGTYIYACNENLRRFLQQFIPSYNPSSTDKKLIKISNIPTESSIPFYDLNIAAGSFSELQELEKVKYIELDSIENRDDYFACTVIGESMNKIIPNGSICLFKKYNGGSRNGLITLVEGRNIADLEFGSNYTIKEYSSKKLTDDEGWHHEEIILLPKSNDFNFEPIVLRDEEIVDFKVLGIFVKVLKV